In the genome of Massilibacillus massiliensis, one region contains:
- a CDS encoding glycosyltransferase family 4 protein yields the protein MKIAMLIPSLAEKGPIIVALNIAKYNFDKNIKFIFISLRYNSEIDKKRFRDLNFEVYELGMSKVPTMKAIYKFGSIVKKISPDIIHVHCFWPTLLSYLFVKRYNVIVTLHNNPFEDYKFEYGAIIGKIMATLSLKIVYSFKKIIAISNYVKNVCKNNEISVVYNSTEDLLTLEEKIYLRNNTLHVISVSVLNKRKNIETALRAIRYIKNKGKKIKYTIIGDGELRQELEKITKELDLVKEVIFLGTVDRKDAMRILDEQDVLLFPSISEGLGLVAIEAMMKKVVVIGSDIPVMNEIIDNFKDGFICKVFDYEDYGKCLLQLYDITLLESMSLEARNKYLNKFKMKYMVEGYNEIYYKCLKLNGENIC from the coding sequence ATGAAAATTGCAATGTTGATTCCAAGTTTAGCAGAGAAAGGACCAATTATTGTTGCATTAAATATAGCAAAATATAATTTTGATAAAAATATAAAATTTATTTTTATATCATTGAGATATAATTCCGAAATAGATAAAAAACGTTTTCGTGACTTAAATTTTGAAGTTTATGAATTAGGAATGAGTAAAGTTCCTACTATGAAAGCTATATATAAATTTGGGTCTATAGTAAAAAAGATATCTCCTGATATTATTCATGTTCATTGCTTTTGGCCAACGCTTTTATCTTATTTATTTGTTAAAAGGTATAATGTAATCGTTACTTTGCATAACAATCCATTTGAAGATTATAAATTTGAATATGGTGCTATAATTGGCAAAATAATGGCTACTTTATCATTGAAGATTGTATATTCTTTTAAAAAAATTATTGCTATTTCTAATTATGTAAAAAATGTTTGTAAGAATAATGAAATAAGTGTTGTTTATAATTCTACTGAAGATTTATTAACTTTAGAAGAAAAAATATATTTAAGAAATAATACATTACATGTTATTTCTGTCTCAGTCTTGAATAAGAGAAAAAATATAGAAACAGCCTTGCGAGCAATTCGGTACATTAAAAACAAAGGGAAAAAAATTAAATATACAATTATTGGCGATGGTGAGTTAAGACAAGAATTAGAGAAAATAACTAAAGAATTGGATCTAGTTAAGGAAGTTATTTTTTTAGGAACTGTTGATAGGAAAGATGCTATGAGGATTTTAGATGAGCAGGATGTATTGCTTTTTCCATCTATAAGTGAAGGATTAGGTTTAGTCGCTATTGAAGCGATGATGAAAAAAGTGGTTGTCATTGGGAGTGATATTCCTGTCATGAATGAGATTATTGATAACTTTAAAGATGGATTTATATGTAAAGTATTTGATTATGAAGACTATGGAAAATGTTTGTTACAGCTATATGATATTACCCTATTAGAATCTATGTCCTTAGAGGCCAGAAATAAATATTTAAATAAGTTTAAAATGAAGTATATGGTAGAGGGATATAATGAAATTTACTATAAGTGTTTGAAATTAAACGGAGAGAATATATGTTAA